The genomic interval ACCGTGCTCGGCGCCAACGGCGCCGGCAAGACCAGCATCCTGAAGACGATCTCGGGCGTGCTCGATCCGCTGAAAGGCACGGTCGAATTCGAAGGCCGCAAGATCCAGTCGATGGAGCCGGACAAGGTGGTGCGGCTCGGCATCAGCCACGTGCCGGAGGGACGCGAGATTTTCCCGTTCCTCAGCGTCCGCGACAATCTCAAGATGGGCGCCTACATCCGAACCGATCAGCACGAGGTCGCCGCCGACATCGAGAAGGCGTTCAACTATTTCCCGGTGCTGCGCGAGCGTCAGGATCAGCTCGCGGGGCAGCTTTCCGGCGGCCAGCAGCAGCTGCTGGCGATCAGCCGCGCGCTGATGGCGCGGCCCAAGGTCCTGCTGCTCGACGAGCCGTCGCTAGGTCTGTCGCCGCTGTTGGTGAAGGAGATCTTCGCGATCATCCGGCGACTCAATGCCGAGGAGGGCGTCTCGATCCTGCTGGTCGAGCAGAACGCGCGGATGGCGCTGGAGACCGCACATTATGGCTATGTGCTCGAGGTCGGCCGGGTGGTGAAGCACGACACCTGCGCCAGCCTGATGCAATCGGATCAGATCCGGGAATTCTATCTCGGCCACGGACAGGGCGGACATGGCAAGCGGCACTGACACGACCACGCTGGCGGGCCGCGTCATCGCGGCGCTGCGCCAGCACGGCGATGCCCCGGTGCTGCGCTGGAAGCGTTACGGGCTCTGGCAGCCGGTCGGCGGCCGTCAGTTCGCGGACCGCATCGAGGCGATCGCCGCCGGCCTGCGCGCTCAAGGCGTCGGCCCCGGTTCGGTCGGCGCGGTGATCGGCGACAATTGTTACGAGTGGGTGCTGGCGGATCTCGCGATCGGCGCGGCCGGCGGTGTCTCAGCCGGGCTCGATCCGCATGGCGACGTCGATGACCTCGCGCGCGTGCTTGGCGACTGCAAAGTGAGCGTGTTGTTCGTGGCCGGCGACGACCAACTGCACAAAGCGCTCCGCGTCCGCGAACGCTGCCCGTCGCTCCGGCGCATCGTCGCCATGCATCAGCAGTGGGACGATGGCGCCGGTGATCCTTGCGTGATCCCGCTGTCGACACTCGAAGCAGCGGGACGGGACGGCGCCTCGGGAACGGCCGGCCGCGAGGCTGTGATTATCTACACCTCCGGCGGCACCGGCCCGGTTCGCGGCGCGATCCTCGGCCATGACGCGGTGATCGCGCAGGCCGAACGGGCGAAGCAGGTGCTGGGATTGCGTGCCAGCGACGACCGGCTGTCGCTGACGCCGCTGCATCACGTGCTGGAGCGCGTGGTCGGCATCTATGCCTCGCTACTCGCCGGCACGGTGATCAATTTCCCGGAAAGTCCGGACACGGCGCTGGCCGATCTTGCCGAACTACAGCCGACCATCGTGCAGGCTTCGCCGCAGCTATACGCCAGGCTGCACGCCGGCATCCTGCTGGCGATCGGCGAAACGACGAAATTTCAGCGCTGGACGTGCCGCATCGCGTTTGCCCATGGCCGCGACGGCTCGCCGCTGCGCATGATCACCGATCCCTTGGTGCTCGCACCGATCCGGCGGCGGCTTGGCCTCGGCCGCGCCCGGCTGTGCCTGTCGAGCGGCGCGGCGCTGCGGCCCGATGTGGCCGATTGGTTCGCCGCGCTCGGCCGGCCGCTGACGGATATCTATGGCCATGCTGAAGCCGGCGGCGCCGTGCGGATTGCCGATCATCACGCGATGGAGTGGAAGCTCGGCGATCATGACGAGCTCTGGCTGCGCGGCGATGCACTGTTCCTCGGCTATGCGGGCGACACCACGCCTGTCCTACATCGCGACGGATGGTGGCACACCGGCGATATCGCCCGCCGTGAGAGCGCCGATCGTTACGCCGTCGTCGGTCGGCTCGACGACGTGATGCAGCGGGGCAGCGAACGCGTGCTGCCGTTCGCCGCCGAGCAGGAGCTCAGCGCCTCGCCTTATATCGCCGATGCCTTCGTGCATCTCGACCGCCACGGCCGCGCGGTTGCGCGTGTGCTGCTCGATGGCGACCACGCGGTTCGCTACGCCCAGGACCGCGGCATTCCGTTCACGCATTTCCAGAGCCTGTGCCAGGCCGACGAAATCCGCGCGCTGGTGGGTTCGGCGATCGCCGACGTCAATCGCCGCCACGCGGCGATCCGGATCGAGCGCTTCACGCTGATCGAGCGGGCGTTGCGTCCGGGCGATGCCGAGCTGGCGCCATCGGGAACGCTGCGGCGGCATCTTTTGAAAGGTGACGACGACCACCTCGTGGAAGAGCGACGGTCGGCCGCCAGCGCGCATTAGCCATCAACCAACGAAACAACAAAGAGGGAGCGAAACCATGAAGTCCAGCACTCTGCCGATGCTCGCCGCTGCGGCGCTGATCGGCCTCGGCGCCCAGCCCGCCCTCGCGCAGTTCAAGACTCAAGGCGTCACGGACAGCGAGATCGTGATCGGCACCCATATGGATCTCAGCGGGCCGCTGAAGGCCTGGGGCGTACCCGCCACCAACGGCATGAAGCTGGCGATCGCGCAGATCAACGACGCCGGCGGCATCAACGGCCGCAAGATCCGCCTCGTCAATGAGGACGACGGCTACGATCCGAAGAAGGCAGTGCTGATTACCCAGAAGCTGATCGAACTCGACAAGGTGTTCGCGATCGTATCGGCAATGGGCTCTGCGACGACGCTGGCGCCGATGCCGCTGGTGCAGTCGGCCGGCATGCTGCACCTGTTTCCGATCACCGCCGCCGAGTTCACCTTCAAGATGGACCCGGCGAAGCCTGAGGATCGGCTGAAGTTCAACATGTTCAGCCCATATTACGACACGATGCGGCTCGGCATCAAATACGTCATCGAGAACACTAAACCGAAGAAGCCCTGCATCGTCTATCAGGACGACGAGATGGGTAAGAATTTCACCGACGCGTACACCGACCAGCTCAAGGCAATGAACATCCCGAGCGCCACCATGGTGTCGTTCAAGCGCGGTGCCACCGACTTCAACTCCCAGGTCGCGCGGATGAAGGCGGACGGCTGTGACATGGTGGCGCTCGGCTCGGTGGTGCGCGAGTCGGTCGGCATCACCACCGCGGCGCAGAAGCTCGGCTGGAAGCCGACCTTCGTGGTGTCATCGCCGAGCTACGTGCCGGATTTTCCGCAGCTCGGCAAGGAAACCACCGAGGGCATCTATGGCGTCGGCCAGACCGAGATCTTCTATGCCGACACCGCCACCGGCGAGGTCAAGAAGTTCATCGAAGACTACAAAAAGATGTTCGGCATCGACGCCAACCAGCAGTCGACCGCCGGCTACAACGGCGTGATGGTGTTCGCGCATTTCGCCAAGAAGGCCGGCAAGACGCTCACCACCGAGTCGCTGATGACCGCGCTGGAATCCGGCGAGACCTTCGATGACATTTTCGGCGGCGCCCCGATCAGCTTCTCAAAGGACAACCACCTCGGCGTCTCGGCGGCGGTGATCGGCCAGATCAAGGACGGCCGCTGGACGACGATCGCCAAAAACCAGTCCTACAAGACCGAGAAATAATCTCGGCGCATCGCCTCAAACGCAAATGCCCGGCCTTGCGCCGGGCATTTTTTTGGGGATTGGCAGATACCAATCGCTTTCCTCGTCATTGCGAAGAGCGAAGCGACTAAGCAATCCAGCGTCGTGCACGGTGCCTGGATTGCTTCGCTTCGCTCGCAACGACGACGGTTGTGGTTCCCTACAACCCCAGCACCAGCTTGCTGATGATGTCGCGTTGGATCTCGGAGGTGCCGCCGAAGATGGTGTAAGCGCGTCCGTTGAGATGGGTCGGCATCACGGCGAGTTCGTCTTCGGGAATCGCCGGCGCGGCGTTGAGGCGGTGCAGCGGACGGGTCGGTTCGACATAGAGGCCGTCGTTGCCGATCACGTCGACCGCGAGCCGGCTCACTGCCTGGTAGATCTCGCTGGTGCGCAGCTTCAGGATCGACGACACCGCGCCGGGGTTCTGGCCGTTCTGCAGCGCGGAGAGCACACGCAGCTCGGTCATTTCCAGCGCATCGATATCGACCTCGGCTTCCGACATCCGGATCGCGATGTCGGGATCCTCGATTGCCCGTCCGGTCGCGTCCGACTCGGCGAACACCGCCGCCCGGTGCAGCGCCTTACGCAGCTTTGCCGAGGCGATGCCCGAGCCGCGTTCGAATTCCAAGAGATACTTGCCGTAGGTCCAGCCCTTGCCTTCCTCGCCGACCAGGTTTGACGCCGGAATCCGGACGTCGTCGAAGAACACCTGATTGACCTCGTGGTCGCCGCCGATCGTCAGGATCGGCCGGATGGTGATCCCGGGGCTCTTCATGTCGATCAGCACGAAGCTGATGCCGTCCTGCTGCCGTGGCTCGTCGCTGGTGCGCACCAGCGCGAACATCATGTTGGCGTTGTGCGCGTGGGTGGTCCAAATCTTGGTGCCATTGATGATGTACTCGTCGCCGTCGCGGACCGCACGGGTCTTCAGCGACGACAGGTCCGAACCCGAGCCGGGCTCGGAATAACCCTGGCACCAATAATCCTCGCAGGACAGAATTCGCGGTAGGAAGTAGTTCTTCTGCTCCGGCGAGCCGAAGCCGATGATCACCGGCCCGACCATCTTGACGCCCATCGGCGTCGGGGAAGGCACGCCCGCGTGCGCGCATTCGGTCTCGAAGATCCAGCGCTGCGCAGGCGTCCAGCCGGGGCCGCCATATTCGACCGGCCAGCCCGGGGCACCCCAGCCCTTGGCATTGAGCGCCCGCTGCCACGGCACGCCGGCCTCCGGCTCGGAGAACACCGAAGCGTTGAGCGATTCCGCCCGCTTCATGTCGGGCGTCAGATTGGCCGCGATGAAGTCGCGCACTTCCTGCTGAAAGGCGAGCTCGGCGTCGCCGAAGGTCATGTCCATGTCGATGCCTCGCTTTGCTTAAACAGGCCGGCCACTGAGCGCGGCGTGGCGGCGATAATGATGGGTACTGCCGCCGAACAGCGTCTCGAATGCCAAGAGGCGCTTGAAATACACGCCGACGTCGAGTTCCTCGGTGACGCCCATGCCGCCGTGAAGCTGCACCGACTGCTCGGCGACGAAGCGCGCACCCTTGCCGATCTTGGCCTTGGCGCCGGAACAGGCACGGCCGCGGTCGGCAGCGTCCGCCTCGGCTTTCAGCGCGGCACGCAGCGCCATCGAACGGGCTTCATCGACCTGCACCGACATGTCGGTGAGACGATGCCGCACCACCTGATTGGCGGCGAGCGGACGGCCGAATTGCTTGCGCACCTTGGTGTAGTCGAGCGTCTTGTCGGTCAGCGTCTGCATCATGCCGACCGCTTCGGCCGACATCGCGGCGAGGGCGCGATCGACCACCGCCTCGACCGCCGGATAGGCGTCGACATCGTCTCCGAGCATGGCATCGGCCGGCACGCGCACGCTTTGCAGCGTGAGATTGCAGGCGCGACCGCCGCCGAGCCGCGGATAGTCGGCGAGCGTCAGCCCGGGTGCGTCGCGCGGCACCAGGAACAGCCGCAGCGAGCCGCTGCCGTTGTTGGGCAGCCTTGCCGAGACGATCAGCTGATCGGCCGATGCGCCGTCCAGCACCGCGACCTTGGCGCCGTCGAGCACGTAAGCGTCGCCGTCCTTGCGGAC from Rhodopseudomonas palustris carries:
- a CDS encoding ABC transporter ATP-binding protein; translated protein: MSAQPILRLANIESCYGPITAIRGITLDLMRGQIVTVLGANGAGKTSILKTISGVLDPLKGTVEFEGRKIQSMEPDKVVRLGISHVPEGREIFPFLSVRDNLKMGAYIRTDQHEVAADIEKAFNYFPVLRERQDQLAGQLSGGQQQLLAISRALMARPKVLLLDEPSLGLSPLLVKEIFAIIRRLNAEEGVSILLVEQNARMALETAHYGYVLEVGRVVKHDTCASLMQSDQIREFYLGHGQGGHGKRH
- a CDS encoding AMP-binding protein yields the protein MASGTDTTTLAGRVIAALRQHGDAPVLRWKRYGLWQPVGGRQFADRIEAIAAGLRAQGVGPGSVGAVIGDNCYEWVLADLAIGAAGGVSAGLDPHGDVDDLARVLGDCKVSVLFVAGDDQLHKALRVRERCPSLRRIVAMHQQWDDGAGDPCVIPLSTLEAAGRDGASGTAGREAVIIYTSGGTGPVRGAILGHDAVIAQAERAKQVLGLRASDDRLSLTPLHHVLERVVGIYASLLAGTVINFPESPDTALADLAELQPTIVQASPQLYARLHAGILLAIGETTKFQRWTCRIAFAHGRDGSPLRMITDPLVLAPIRRRLGLGRARLCLSSGAALRPDVADWFAALGRPLTDIYGHAEAGGAVRIADHHAMEWKLGDHDELWLRGDALFLGYAGDTTPVLHRDGWWHTGDIARRESADRYAVVGRLDDVMQRGSERVLPFAAEQELSASPYIADAFVHLDRHGRAVARVLLDGDHAVRYAQDRGIPFTHFQSLCQADEIRALVGSAIADVNRRHAAIRIERFTLIERALRPGDAELAPSGTLRRHLLKGDDDHLVEERRSAASAH
- a CDS encoding ABC transporter substrate-binding protein, which codes for MKSSTLPMLAAAALIGLGAQPALAQFKTQGVTDSEIVIGTHMDLSGPLKAWGVPATNGMKLAIAQINDAGGINGRKIRLVNEDDGYDPKKAVLITQKLIELDKVFAIVSAMGSATTLAPMPLVQSAGMLHLFPITAAEFTFKMDPAKPEDRLKFNMFSPYYDTMRLGIKYVIENTKPKKPCIVYQDDEMGKNFTDAYTDQLKAMNIPSATMVSFKRGATDFNSQVARMKADGCDMVALGSVVRESVGITTAAQKLGWKPTFVVSSPSYVPDFPQLGKETTEGIYGVGQTEIFYADTATGEVKKFIEDYKKMFGIDANQQSTAGYNGVMVFAHFAKKAGKTLTTESLMTALESGETFDDIFGGAPISFSKDNHLGVSAAVIGQIKDGRWTTIAKNQSYKTEK
- a CDS encoding acyl-CoA dehydrogenase family protein; the encoded protein is MDMTFGDAELAFQQEVRDFIAANLTPDMKRAESLNASVFSEPEAGVPWQRALNAKGWGAPGWPVEYGGPGWTPAQRWIFETECAHAGVPSPTPMGVKMVGPVIIGFGSPEQKNYFLPRILSCEDYWCQGYSEPGSGSDLSSLKTRAVRDGDEYIINGTKIWTTHAHNANMMFALVRTSDEPRQQDGISFVLIDMKSPGITIRPILTIGGDHEVNQVFFDDVRIPASNLVGEEGKGWTYGKYLLEFERGSGIASAKLRKALHRAAVFAESDATGRAIEDPDIAIRMSEAEVDIDALEMTELRVLSALQNGQNPGAVSSILKLRTSEIYQAVSRLAVDVIGNDGLYVEPTRPLHRLNAAPAIPEDELAVMPTHLNGRAYTIFGGTSEIQRDIISKLVLGL
- a CDS encoding acyl-CoA dehydrogenase family protein, whose protein sequence is MDLTPSDEQRLLRESADRFIAETYTPKLREQNAKEPHGFSDGIWKQFADLGWLALPLPEAHGGIGGGAIEVGILMEAFGRGLVSEPYLSTVVLGAGLVAEHDRDEQKAALLPKVADGTLRLAFAHAERAARADLSRVDTTVRKDGDAYVLDGAKVAVLDGASADQLIVSARLPNNGSGSLRLFLVPRDAPGLTLADYPRLGGGRACNLTLQSVRVPADAMLGDDVDAYPAVEAVVDRALAAMSAEAVGMMQTLTDKTLDYTKVRKQFGRPLAANQVVRHRLTDMSVQVDEARSMALRAALKAEADAADRGRACSGAKAKIGKGARFVAEQSVQLHGGMGVTEELDVGVYFKRLLAFETLFGGSTHHYRRHAALSGRPV